Genomic segment of Callithrix jacchus isolate 240 chromosome 9, calJac240_pri, whole genome shotgun sequence:
GAAACCAGTTTTGAGTTCAGAGGCTAGGGCCTGCAACTGGTAAATCTGCGTGGAAGGATTATTCACCGGCATATGTTCATTCTctccttgctttgttttggttttttccaTAGTGCCGGTTACTTCTCTTCTCCCACTTATTCTTCAACATTGCATCCTCATCGTCCTGGCTTAGGCCACTTCCTCCCTGCACCTCGTGCCCTGTCTCCACTGGGAGACATCATATCATTTTTTTTGAAGTCTTCTTCCTGATTTCTCTAGAAGTTCAATCAGAAGAGTTCTTCCCTCTCTTTTAATAAAGCTTTTCTATGGCTTTGCTCCTTGGCTCAGCCTACTGCTGACTTCCTCACATgtaagaaaaaaacctgaatgCAAATCACTGAGCAGTATGACCCTGAGTTACTCATTGATAAAAATCGATTAATTTAATTCTGAAAGAATCTCATGTGGTAGACACTACAATATTCCCActgtgcagatgaagaaactgaggcacaaagagttttaaaaacttttctgagTCACATATCTAGTGAGTGGCATGTCCTGGACATGAGCCTATGCTGTCTTTAGCCACCAGGACACATTGTGTCAAGAACTCTGTGAGTACCTGGTTGGATTGATCAAgtcctccctccatctcttctCTCTGCATAGAATCCCATAGCCAAGGAATGAGATTCTTGCTGGCCCCTCTCTCAAAAGAAGAGCGTATTTGTGAGACCTACACTGACTATGGCACCCACGTGACTGTGGCAGTAAAACTTGACCCATTTTAGATCTGCTGCACTCAagaatgattatctcaattattAAAGGTGCTAAACAGAGCCAGAAGCTAAACAGGCTGTTTGCTTCCTCTGGGAGTAAGCTGGGGTAGCCAAGGTGGCCAGTCTGTATACCTACCCAGGCACTATTTTTGCTCAGTAATCCACAGGAGGTGCCCCTGAACCCGAATATCTAGATTCTAATTTGATCACTACATTATTCTGTGTCACTTCCCATTAGATGTGTTTGTTTTCTCAACTTAAGAAAAAAGTACcatggtgggcatggtggctcatgcctgtaattccagcactttgggaggccaaggtggaggattgccagagcccaggagatcgagaccagcctgggcaacagagtaaaactctgactcttttttagaaaaaaaaaaaaaaaaaaaaaaaaaaaaaaaaggtgtatatatataaactcaacAAAAGTACCAGATATTCAGGATCCTTCCAACTCCAAATTTTTATGACTGTAGATTCTGAGTCACCTCCTGAGAAATAATGCCTATCGTATAGCGCAAAAATTAAGGATGCCTCAACAGGTCTTCTGAAGACAACCTATGCTCCTTCCCAGCTTTGCCCTCCTGCTGGTCTCTTCCCCAAACCTGTTATTTCAAGCTGGTCAGCTCAGGGGGCTTCTGGATTCCTCATTTTTGTTCACACCGTTCTTTCTGCATTCCCTAGTTATCCACCCCAACCCAGTTTCTGAGTTGTCCTTCATTTACTCTGCTGTCTCAAGCCCTATGAAGCCTTCAAGTCCCAATGCAAGcccatctcctccaggaagcctccttaGATCATCACGCCCCCCTCTCTGTGCTTTCTGATGCTCACTGACAGTTCACCGGGTTTGTCACATTATTCTCCACACATTGACATGTCTTTCCACAGATGGTCTTGCCTCATTAATTAACATGGAAACTTCTTGAACTCTCTGACATCCTTTTCCCTGCCTAGTGCCGGCACATGGTAGAAACTCAACATGTAGTTGTTGATTGTGTCATTTTCCTAAAATCAGGGAGAAAATACAGCATTCCACCTACCTTGATCTAATTTCTAAAAAGCTTAGATCTCACCGAACATGTGAGTGGCATTTAACATTTGAGTGATGTGAATAAAGCTTAACATCTagggaaagacagaaaacaggCAAAGCTCTGGCACCAGGTTGTGGCATTTCAAAAGTGCTACAAATAATACCGAGATAGGCCATAGGCGAGGAGCAGAATACTAGCTAGCATGTAATGGGAACAGGCTCTCTCCTGAGCCCTTTACGCACATGATTTAATCCCAAAACTGGCCCTACCAGGTAGACACCATTATTTCCTGATGTTACAAGTGCAGAAACTGAGGTTTGAAGTGGTTGAATCAGTTGCCCCCACATTCACATGCATAGTGAGTTTCTCTTTTGACATGCATAGTAGAGAGTtccatttattttcctgtttaacaTAAAACAGATATTCGAGTTGTGCCTGGTGTAGGCCCAATTTGGCTGGTGTTTCTGTGGTTAATGAGAAAGACTCTCTAATTCCTGTCCCTGTAACACCAGAGAATGGCTGACAGTCCCCTCTTCTGTGACCATCCAAACAAATCATCTCTgtggaaaacaaaaattggctTCAGACCCAAAGAATGTGTTACGATGGAGTGTAATTTAGAACAATAagaaagctttctttctttcttttttttggagatggggttttaccatgttggccaggctggtcttgaactcctgacctcgtgatccatccatctcggcctcccaaagtgctgggattacaggcgtgagccaccgtgcccagcattggtttttctttatgtgtccacCCTGTGTTTCTaatcttggattttttttattttatcgtTCCACAGGAAAAAGTCCTAAATTGAGTCATATCTATACCCCATGGAACACAGAGGTATAAGctgattgatttttttccacAGAATAAGATATCTTTCACAGTATTCCAGCTCAACCCTTGAGTTTGCCTCATGAAGACCCTGAGTCCCAAAGAGGTGAGGGGACTTGCCTAAGGTTGTCTCTGCCAGGGAGCAGAGCCAGTGTCTTCAGAAGCCCAGGGCAGAGGTCTTTCTAATCAAGCTCCTATTTTTGGCTTGGAAAACCAGGTATGCAACTTGCTAACAGTCTCCATGCCCAGAAATGAATGAAGCCTGTCTCTTTTCTCTGGTTTTCAGTGGAATTTTACTCCAAGAATTGTaccttcttattttttgtttagttCCATTGGAAGTACAAGAGAGGAAGGTATGCAAAGGATGAAGGTAAGTATTTTTAGTGTGGAAGTCTAAAAAGGAAGGTTAAGCAATcattttgtttgttctctctcctGAGAGACAGGTTGAAAGTACAATAACCTATCTTGTACTTACGGATCCCCAGAGAAGGAACATATTCTGCCTCCAAGGAGCTGCCATTTCATAGCACTCATAGTCAGAAAACTTTTCCTTACTGCTAGCCCGAACCTCTACTTTAAGTTTTCGTAACTTAATTCTGCTCTCTTTTATTTGTTgcacaaaatcaataaaactaagaGCCAACACTTGGTGAGAGGCTACCACGTGCTAaatgctaaatgctttacataatttatatttttgggttttgtttttgtttttgttttgagacagagtcttgctctgtcaccaaggctggagtgcaatggcacactcaaggctcactacgacctctgcctcttggattaaagcgattcttctgcctcagcctcccgagtagctgggattacaggtgcatagcaccacgcctggctaatttttatatttttagtagggacagggttttaccatgttggtcagactggtctcaaaccttgtgatccaccagcctgagcctcccaaagtgctggattacaggtgtgagccactgcgcccagcccataatTCATGTATTATAATAGAAACATAGTGGGTAGAACTAGGGCTCAGGACTCTGAAGTTCACGGTCAAATCTCAATTCTGTCACTTACCAGCAGCGGGATATTGAAAAAGTTCCTTCATTAGTTCATGCCTTAGTTTTGTGCATCTGTATAATGGGTCAAAAAGTGGTTCCTTCCTCATAGGGTGGTTGTAATGATTAAAATAGTTAATACATATAAGGTGCTTAGAACAAGCAATGTTAGCTACCAtgatgatctcatttaattctcactatAGTTCATAAAACAGTCATTATCAACATTTCATATTTAGTGTATAAGAAAGCCAGAGCATGAAGACGTTGAGTTACCCAAGGACATAACACTTATAAAGGAGAAGCCTGGATTATGAACTCAGAAAATGAGGACTCAGGtccactgtcttccacatctcTTCCTTGGGTGTGCTAGACTCAGGGCAGGGGGCACCCTGTGGGCAAGAGCTGTTACCATTTTGAAGAGTCAGCACCCAAAGCTCTCTTTTCTTCAGGCTTAGTGATCCAGGAAGAGTGGTCTATTCCTCAGAAAGAGCAACTCCAGGTCCCTTCCTGGCATCTAGGGTCCTCCTCTAGACTCTGTTTCACCCCACAGTCTCCTTCATGGTGACTTTGAGGTGTGCAGGTAGATTTGGAGACACACAGTCCTGGCCTAACCCCCAGTTCTGCCACTGGCTTGCAGTCCAGTTTAAGCACAGTGTGTGATCTCTCaaagtcttagtttcctcatctgtgtaatTGAGATAATTATCCTCTGTCTTgacttgtgaagattaaatgtggCTAGCACAAATAGACCCTCAACTAATAATCTTCTTGTTTTCCCTACAAGAGAAACCCAGGGTGTCCTAAACTCTAAGCCAAACCTCTTTCCAGCCAAGCACAGATAACAAGTGATGATTTTTACAATTATTCTTTATCATGTTGCTCACCATTTGAGCTGAAATCATCTACCAAGATTATTTCCTTCAACAATCGAGATGGTGTCCCGTTGATAATACTGGTGATGGCTCGTTGTATAACAGACAGAGCTACTCTTTGGggattttcatatttctttgttttaattgataaataataattttgtatatttatggggtacagtgtgatgttttgatatatgtgtcCATTGAGGAAAGACAAAATCAAGTTAACCAACATATCTGTCATCTCACCAACTTCTTTTTTTGGCAAGAAGAATGTTAAAAATCTATTACTTAGTAATTTCAAACTGTGTAACTGCGGTCACCATGCAGTTTTAGAGCATTAACACTTACTCCTCTGGTCTAACTAAGATTACAGCCTTTGCTcagcctctctcctttcttcattccttctcttCCACTTCCCAGCCTCAGAAACCACCTTTTTCCTATTTAAACGAGAATGacttttttagattattttcaggACATTTTCTTCCAGGCTTCTTCCTtgtgcttgtttttgttgttgtttgtttgtgttgTATTCTAACACACTCgcagttttaaattctgtttctttaacAATTAACAGTGGACCTTTGCCAGTTCACATTTTTTCGTGTTGCCACATAATTGTCGGTAAGTGAACATTTCACATCTCCCAGCCCTCCTTTTTCTAACAGGCAAAACAGGGTATATTCTTGTTTAATGCACATGCACAGCACTGGACTTTTGGTGCGTTTAACATTTTTCCCACTCCCAACACCTGAGCCAATAAATGGCCATCTTGAACCAGCATCCGCTTGGTTAGTGAGGAGCTGCTTTGTTTCATGGACACATTCTTATGTTTCTTTTGCAGGTACCGAGTTTTGGCAATTGGGGATGAAAAAGATCAAACCAGGAAAGAGGATGAACTTAACAGGCAAGTGCTGGTATGTAGAGTCGCTTTTCCTCAGCTACTTAACTTGGTGGCTGACAACCTGGTGCACTGGGCCTGTTACTCTAGGGCCAAATCTACCCCACTACAAAACCAGTCAGTCCAATCCAATGGGCAGACAGTTTTCCTGGCACACAGTCATGCCCATTCTATACGTTGTCTACGCTGCTTTTATGTGAGAACATCAGAGGTGagtacagttgacctttgaacaattTGGGGGTTAGAGGATGCCGACCCCCTGTACAGTCAAAAATCCacatagaacttttttttttccttctgagacagagtctgtttctgtcacccaggctggagtgcagtggggccaggctggtgttgaactcctagcctcaagtgatctacccacctcagcctttcaacatgctggaattacaggtgtaagccaccactcctggccctatgtataacttttgactccctaaAATTTAACCACTGATCGCCTACTATTGACCAAAGCCTAGCAATAACAAACAGTTGATTAATATAAGGTGtaaagccaccatgcctggccccacatAGAACTTCTGACTCCCTAGAACCTAACCACTGATAGTCTACTGTTGACCAAAAACCTTGTCAATAACAAACAGttgataaatacatattttgtatatgtactatatactGTGCTCTCtatatactttataataaaataagctagagaaaaggaacttgaaaaaataaGGGGCCAggcgaggtagctcacacctgtaatcccaacacttggggaggctgtagtgggcggatcatctgaggtctggagtttgagaccagcctggccaacatggtgaaacccttgccTACAAATATTAGCCCAGTGTAGCGGgaaactgtaatctcagctggtcgggaagctgaggcaggagaatcgcttgatcctgggaggtggcagttgccgtgagctaagatcaagccattgtactccagcctgaatgacttgaatcaaactctctctctcaaaaaaaaaaaataataaggaagagaaaatctaATTATGTTTCACTAAGTGGAAGTAAATCATCTTAAAGGTCTTCCTTGTTGTCTTTATTTTGAGTAGGCTGAAGGGATAGGAAGagaaggggttggtcttgctgctTCCAGACTGGCAGAGGTGAAAGAAAGTCCATATATAAGCAGAATCCGCACAGTTGAGACCACATTGCAGAAGGGTCAGCTCTAGTTGCGACAGATTCTATAGAGCCCACCACGACTAAAACATGTATTATTGGACCCTTTAGAGGAAAACTCTCTCACCCCCTGGCCTGAAGTATCACTGGCCAAGCCTAAAGGTAGGTTGAGGAAAGGATTCAAACTCCCAACCCATGAGCCTTCCAAGCAAAACTGTTCCAAAAGctcaggttttgtttttccatcttGGATAATCAACAGTCACTTTGATTTTAGCTCTGTATTTCAGTGAGAAACCTTTTTTCTTGGAGAAAAACTTGTTTAGAATTAGAGGGAAAGAAACGAGAAGTACTAACCATGTTTGTTAGTTCTCATGTAAACTCATTCCAGGTAGGTCACCCCTTATCCACTAAATAGAAACTCTTCTCCTGCAAAAATGTGACCTGTTAGTAAAGCCTAGAAACCGTCATTTATcgtgttttcttttgtgaatagTTTTGGTGGTTGTGTCCCTTTTGTGAGATTCAAGTTTTCTTCCCTGAGAACTGCATCCACCCGACATGAGCAGTGCTCGTGGCCTCATGGTGCCCCGCCTTCCCCTCTCTTTCAGTGTGGGTGACATCCACTTTCTGGTGTTCCAGAACCTGATCTGGAGCACGCTGGCCCTCTCGGACAGTCAGATGAAGTCTTACCAGTCATTCCAGGTGGGTACCCGCTGCTCGGCAGCACAGTGGGGACATGGGCCCTTCCCAGGCTGGGCTCATGAGGTGCTGGCCCCTGCTGGTCTCCACCATGGGCTAGCAGGGGCTGATTCCCCCAACATGCCAGCCCACACatcttttgactttatttttttatcattgtttatatttttatttctttgtatttattgtgtatgttTATGGCATATCAAGCTAGAGGATTTGATATTTGTATACATTGCAGAATAATCACCACAGTCAAGCTGATTAGCACATCCATCACCCAACATAGCATCTTGCGATCTCTCCTCCTGGCACATTTCAGGTGTAGAGCATCAAACTGTCACCTGTCATTACCCAGCTGTGAGTCTCCAGGGCTCAGCATCTTATAGAACTGAAGCTTTGCAACCCTTGGCCAccttttcctcatctttctctTTAGTCTTTAAAGCATGGGAACGGGATCCAGTGACCTCCACAATCCTTCCAAGAGCTGAAGTTGTTAAGTCTAATGTTtaagacagaaaatgaagcagGAGAGGAAATGAGGCGTggcaaaagaaatgagagagtAATTGAGCTTTTCAGATCATCACCTGTGAATGCCAAGATATTCTGGTCATGGTAGATCACTGGGTGGGAAAGCTGCCTTTCCTGTGGACACTGAGTCATCTGTCTCCCAAGGACACAGGTCCCTGAGGCTGCTCTAGTGTGGCTGAAGGCAGATGACAGTGAGGAAGGGAAATGGTATCACACCCCCAGTGGAGCATAGGAAGTCAGTGCTCTTACTACTCTTTTACAAATGTGGACACtcgaggttcagagaagttaaatcaTACGCCTGAGATCGCACAGCTAAGTCATCACCAAGGACCCCAACAGAGAGGTGCTGAGGGGCCCCAGCCAGTGCTACCCAGGGCCTCATACTCCCCACAAGTCACCGCAAAAGTGAATTCTAAGAAGGACCTGTTCATTTTGCATTTCATCTCTAAGCCTAAAAATCTGCTTCTTGCTTACATTAACAAGTCAACTTGATTGGGaatatgaggggaaaaaaaataagaaaacaaagggaCTTTTCTGTTCCCACTGATGAGTTTGGATGGTTGAGGACCCGATGGTTACAGTGCCTGGGAGTCCACAGAGAGATCTTGTAGCATGTGGAGCCCAAGCCCCGCCATCAGAGACTCCAGTTAGGAGCAGCAGAGTAGGGCCCTGACAAgagtgtgccaccacccccagtccTGAAGGGGCCCATGGGCCAGCCTTGCAGAAACAGCAGTGTCAACCCTGCGGGGGACCGCATGTGCTTGTTGCATTCCCAGGCACGTGCTTGTTACTTTGGCCACAGTGGGGCAGGGAGGACGGGGGGAAATGGAAATGGTTCAGGAAAATGCCCTGCTTCAGAGCAGCACCCTGGCCCTAGCCTTAGCTGTGGCCAGGCCTCGGTACACCCAAGACTGAGTGTGCCTGTGATCTCTCCTGTTTCAGTCATCACCTGGAGGGTCTCTGTGCCTCCTGCAGGGACACGTGGGACCATCAATCAGAGAAACCCAAGAAATGTCCTCCATATGCTTGCCATGCCTCATGTTTTATTTCCTCATGCCTGTTTTTCACATTCGGCCAAGGATACACATTTTGAAGTGAAAGGTCAGTATCAGTGCCATGCACCCCTCTGCCACCCcagcattttgcagatgaagaaagcaAAGTTCTGTCTGAGCCTGAACTTGAGAGAAAATCATACATGGTATCAGGTAGAAGTTCCAAATAAACAGTCCACAGACCACATTCTGTTGGTCTCACACttgtttaaaaggtaaaaaacaattttgttttcaaattaactTCCAACATTGCACATAGGAGTCCAAATTTCTGACTTCTGGCTTTGGGGTGGGCCTTCCAGCTCTTCTGCTCATTAGGGGCTCAGAGCTGGCGGGGACTTTGgggatttttttattgcattttaggtttggggatacatgtgaagaacatgcaagattgttgcataggtacacacctggcagtatgatttgctgccttcctccccatcacctatatctggcatttctccccatgctctctctccgcaactccccaccccctactgtccctcccctgtttccccctgacagaccccagtgtgtagtgctcccctccctgtgtccgtgtgttcacattgttcaacacccacctatgagtgagaacatgtggtgtttgattttctgttcttgtgtcagtttgctgagaatgatggtttccaggttcatccatgtccctacaaaggacacaaactcattgatttttaaggctgcatactattccatggtgtatatatgccacattttccctgtccagtctatcatcgatgggcatttgggttggttccaggtctttgctattgtaaacagtgctgcaatgaacatttgtgtacatgtgtccttatagtagaatgatttgtaatcctttggatatatacccagtaatgggattgctgggtcaaatggaatttctatttctaggtccttgaggaatcgccacactgtcttccacaatggttgaactaatttacactcccaacagcagtgtaaaagtattcctatttctccacatcctctccagcatctgctgtctccagattttttcatgatcgccattctaactggcgtgagatggtatctcaatgtggttttgatttgcatctctctgatgaccagtgatgatgagcattttttcatatgtttgttggcctcatatatgtcttgttttgtaaagtgtctgttcacatcctttgcccacttttgaatgggcttatttgtttttttcttgaaaatctgttttagttctttgtagattctggatatcagccctttgtcagataggtagattgcaaaaattttttcccattctgttggttgccgattcactctaatgactgtttcttttgctgtgcagaagctgtggagtttgattaggtcccatttgtctattttggcttttgttgccaatgcttttggtgttttagtcataaagtccttgcctatgcctatgtcccgaatggttttgcctaggttttcttctacggtttttatggtggtaggtcttaagtttaattctttaatctatctggagttaattttagtgtaaggtgtcaggaaggcatccagtttctgctttttacacatgctagccagttttcccaacagcatttattaaacagggactcctttccccattgcttgtttttgtcagatgtcaaaaatcagatggttgtagatgtgtggtgttgcctctgaggcctctgttctgttccattggtctatatctctgttttggtatgagtaccatgccgttttgattactgtagcctcatagtataatttgaagtccagtagtgtgatgcttcccattttgttctttttgcttagaattgacttgactatgcgaGAGGGATCTTTTTCACTGTACCCCACCTCCAAACCAGAAAGCCCAGTCCCATGGTAAAAGCCAAGCCCCCTGCCTTCCAGTAAGGCCTGTCCCCAGTTATTATCCCACTGCTTTTTCCTTCTCCAGTTCCATCTCCAGGTGACATCTGGGCTCTGATGTGTAATACTGAAGGCCTAGTTACTCTCAGACCTCGACCCCCAGGGGCGTGGAAAGTCACCTGAGAAAGCCCACCTGGCCTGCAAGGCCTTCCTCCCCCAGCAGGAAGCA
This window contains:
- the LOC128928144 gene encoding uncharacterized protein LOC128928144 isoform X5; its protein translation is MKKIKPGKRMNLTGKCCVGDIHFLVFQNLIWSTLALSDSQMKSYQSFQDFYVVVTKHHLYGFIPVFGQNAGCQQVGPA